The uncultured Tateyamaria sp. region GGTACGTTTCGATCTCCTGTGCCGTCTTTTCGGCAATCTCATCCGGGATCACCCGCAAAGGCCTGCCGGTCTGCAAGGCCAGAAGATAGGTTTGACAGGCCCGCTCGAAATAGAACATGCGGTTGAAGGTTTCGGCCACCGTGTCGCCGATGACCATGATCCCGTGATTGCCCATAACCATGACCCTTTTTTTCGGATCATCGAACAACCTGGCACAGCGCTCCCCCTCTTCTTCGAAGGCAAGTCCGCCGTAATCCTCGTCCACCACAACACGGTTGAAGAACATGCATCCGTTTTGGTCGACCGGTGGCAACGTGCTGTCGGCCAGGGCGGCAAGGGCCGTGGCATAGGGTGAATGGACATGCATGGCACATCTTGCATGCGCGCAGTGCCGGTGCATGCCACCGTGCAGGCCCCACGCGGTCGGATCGGGTGCGTCGGGCCCATCCATGCTGGCGGGGTCGTTCGCATCCACCACGATCAGGTCCGATGCCTTGATACGCGAAAAATGCATCTGGTTGGGGTTCATCAGGAACTTGGTGCCGTCATCGTTGATGGCGAGGGAGAAGTGGTTCGCGACCGCTTCATGCATGTTCAATCGTACGGTCCAGCGAAAGGCTGCGGCCAGGTCCACGCGGTCTTGCCAGTGGTCCATGTTGGGACGAATTTCGGTAACGTTCATGCGGCTCTCCCTTCTGTCTGCGGGGATGCTGCACGGCCATGACCGCTTTGATCAACTCAAAAGCCTGTTCTGTCCGCGACCTATTTCGGGCGTGAGGGAACCCAGGCATACCCGTTTTTGCACAGAATGTAGGCTTCGCGCAGACCATGGGGCTTGTCCGTTGGCTCTTGCAGGATGGACGCGCCGATATCCGATGCGCGGGCAACGGCCGCGTCGGGATCGGTCTGGTACAACTGAATTTCGATGCCGGCGCCACGCGGCGGATTTTCAGGAAGCAGGCCCAAAAGAGGGTGCGAATGGTATGTCCCATCGCTGTGCAACTGAAACACGACATCGCCGTGCGACATGATCGCAAAATCGCTTGTCGGCTGATAGGCTCTCATGCCGAATACAGTCTCTAAAAAGGCAATCTGGGCCGCAACATCGCGCACCAGAAGGTTCAAGCCGATGCCACGCAGGCTGCGGCCAAAGCCGTCTGCATCTATTGAATCATAGTCCATAAGGTCAGCATTGTTGATATATTTTGATCGGTCAAGTCCCGCCGGAAACCGTGACAGTTTGGCGACAAGTGCCCGCCCCCTCTTGCGCCTCCTTCCGAAACTTGATTATTTGGGACATGGAACATGACCTTTTCCCGTCCTGGCCCGATGTTGCCCCCGATCTAGTGAATGTCGCCGCAGGCCGCACGCCCGCGGACATGGTCATTCGTGGCGGTGTCTGGGTGAACGTGCACACACGAGAAACCCTGCCAGACCATGACATCGCCATCAAACATGGGCGCATCGCTTGTATTTTGCCGGATGCAAGCGGCCAGATCGGTCCCGAAACCGAAATCATCGAAGCCAAGGGTCGCTACATGATCCCCGGCTTGTGCGACGGACACATGCACATCGAATCCGGTATGTTGACCCCCGCCGAATTTGCCGCTGCCGTCATTCCGCATGGCACCACCACGATGTTCACCGACCCGCACGAAATCGCCAATGTCCTTGGCCTCGAAGGCGTGCGGTTGATGCATGACGAGGCGCTGATGCAGCCCGTCAACATCTGGACCCAGATGCCCTCGTGTGCGCCATCCGCGCCGGGGATGGAGACGACAGGATACGAGATCAGCACCAAAGATGTGGTCGAAGCCATGGGATGGCCCGGTATCATCGGACTGGGAGAGATGATGAATTTCCCCGGCATGGCCGCCGCCGACCCCCAGATGCTGGCCGAGGTGGCGGCAACGCAACGTGCGGGCAAGACAGTGGGCGGGCACTATGCCTCGCCGGACTTGGGACCGGATTTCGCCGCCTATGTGGCGGGTGGCCCTGCCGATGACCACGAAGGCACATGCGAGGCAGACGCTATTGCCCGGATGCGCCAAGGCATGCGGTCCATGATCCGACTGGGCAGCGCGTGGTATGACGTGGAAACGCAGATCACCGCGATCACGGACAAGGGGCTTGACCCCAGAAACATGATCCTGTGCACCGACGACTGCCATTCCGGTACGCTGATCAATGACGGGCATATGAACCGCGTGGTGCGCCACGCGATTGAATGCGGCTGTGATCCACTGGTTGCGCTGCAAATGGCAACGATCAATACGGCGACGCATTTCGGACTGGAGCGTGAGATCGGGTCGCTGACACCCGGGCGCCGCGCAGACGTGATCCTGACTTCGGACCTCAGGGCCTTGCCTGTTGAACAGGTCATCGCGCGCGGAAAAACAGTCTCTGTATCAGGGAATTTGACCGTGGACTGTCCGCATCTCGACTGGCCGACCAAGGCCCGTCAGACCGTGAACATGGGCGCGCCCAAGACTGCCTCCGACTTCGAAATCGCAGCGCCCGAGGGGCGCAATTCCGTCACTGCCAACGTCATCGGCGTTGTCGAAAACCAGGCACCAACCAAGGCACTGAAGAGGGACATGCCCGTCAGCGACGGCAAGGTCGAGCCGCACGGGGACACCTGCCAGATCGCTCTGGTCGAACGGCACCGGGCGACAGGTAGCGTTACAAACGCGCTGGTGTCGGGCTTCAATTACCAGGGCAAGATGGCTATGGCGTCGACCGTGGCGCATGACAGCCATCACATGATTGTCGTGGGCACCGACCGGGATCAGATGGCCTTGGCCGCCAATCGTCTTGCCGACGTGGGCGGGGGCATCACCATTTTTCGGGACGGCGAAGAACTGGCGCTTGTCGAATTGCCCATTGCGGGCCTCATGTCCGACAGCCCCGCACGCGAGGTGGCGGCCAAAGCCGACAAGATGGTGCAGGCCATGGTCGATTGCGGCTGCACCCTCAACAATGCGTATATGCAGCATTCGCTGCTGGCGCTTGTCGTTATTCCTGAACTGCGCATCTCTGACCTTGGACTGGTCGATGTGCGCACGTTTGATTTCATTCCCATACTCGAGCCAACAACATGAAAACACTAGAACAGGCCGCACACGGCCACACCGAATTTCACGATGCCAAGGCCGCAGTGGCCCATCTCGAAGAGTTATATAATGATGCGGTCCAGTTCCTGAGCCGGGAGTTCCAGCACGCGATGGAACATGGCGCGTCAGAAGGGCGGATCAGAGCCTATTATCCGGAAATCCGCTTCACGACCTCAACCTATGCCGGTGTCGATACGCGGCTCAGCTTTGGTCACGTGTCAGACCCCGGAACATATGCCACAACTGTCACCCGGCCCGACCTGTTCCGGAACTACCTGACGCAACAGATCGGATTGCTGATCACCAACCACGATCAGCCGGTGGAAATCGGCTATTCCACGACGCCGATGCCGGTACACTTTGCCGTTGCGCACGACCCCGATATCACGGTGCCGCAACAAGGTGCCGCGACCTTCCCCTTGCGGGACGTGTTTGACGTGCCGGATCTGACCAACACGAACGATGATATCGTGAACGGCACCTATGAATCGACCGATGGGATCGGGCCACTGGCCCCCTTTACTGCCCAGCGCATCGACTACTCACTGGCGCGCCTTACACACTATACAGCGACGGATGCGCATCATTTTCAGAACCATGTGCTGTTCACGAACTACCAGTTCTATGTGTCCGAGTTCGAAGCTTACGCACGTCAGCAACTCAACGATCCCGACAGTGGCTATACCTCGTTCGTATCCACCGGCAACGCCGAGATCACAACAGGCGACCAGCCCCTGGAGACAAGCCTGAAGATGCCGCAAATGCCCACCTACCACCTCAAACGTGCGGATGGGTCCGGCATCACATTGGTCAATATCGGTGTTGGTCCGTCGAATGCCAAAACGGCCACGGACCATATTGCAGTGCTGCGCCCGCATGCCTGGCTGATGGTCGGGCACTGTGCCGGTTTGCGCAACTCGCAGGCGCTTGGCGACTTTGTGCTGGCACATGCTTACCTTCGTGAAGACAACGTGCTGGACGCCGACCTGCCGCCTTGGGTTCCGATCCCCGCACTGGCCGAAATCCAGATCGCCTTGGAACAGGCCGTCGCGCAGACGACCAAACTGGAAGGTTACGAACTGAAGCGCATCATGCGGACCGGCACGGTTGCCAGTTATGATGAC contains the following coding sequences:
- a CDS encoding VOC family protein — its product is MDYDSIDADGFGRSLRGIGLNLLVRDVAAQIAFLETVFGMRAYQPTSDFAIMSHGDVVFQLHSDGTYHSHPLLGLLPENPPRGAGIEIQLYQTDPDAAVARASDIGASILQEPTDKPHGLREAYILCKNGYAWVPSRPK
- a CDS encoding AMP nucleosidase — protein: MKTLEQAAHGHTEFHDAKAAVAHLEELYNDAVQFLSREFQHAMEHGASEGRIRAYYPEIRFTTSTYAGVDTRLSFGHVSDPGTYATTVTRPDLFRNYLTQQIGLLITNHDQPVEIGYSTTPMPVHFAVAHDPDITVPQQGAATFPLRDVFDVPDLTNTNDDIVNGTYESTDGIGPLAPFTAQRIDYSLARLTHYTATDAHHFQNHVLFTNYQFYVSEFEAYARQQLNDPDSGYTSFVSTGNAEITTGDQPLETSLKMPQMPTYHLKRADGSGITLVNIGVGPSNAKTATDHIAVLRPHAWLMVGHCAGLRNSQALGDFVLAHAYLREDNVLDADLPPWVPIPALAEIQIALEQAVAQTTKLEGYELKRIMRTGTVASYDDRNWELRDQHGPVQRLSQSRAIALDMESATIAANGYRFRVPYGTLLCVSDKPLHGELKLPGMASNFYKEQVARHLMIGIHAMEHLRTMPLERIHSRKLRSFEETAFL
- the ade gene encoding adenine deaminase, translating into MEHDLFPSWPDVAPDLVNVAAGRTPADMVIRGGVWVNVHTRETLPDHDIAIKHGRIACILPDASGQIGPETEIIEAKGRYMIPGLCDGHMHIESGMLTPAEFAAAVIPHGTTTMFTDPHEIANVLGLEGVRLMHDEALMQPVNIWTQMPSCAPSAPGMETTGYEISTKDVVEAMGWPGIIGLGEMMNFPGMAAADPQMLAEVAATQRAGKTVGGHYASPDLGPDFAAYVAGGPADDHEGTCEADAIARMRQGMRSMIRLGSAWYDVETQITAITDKGLDPRNMILCTDDCHSGTLINDGHMNRVVRHAIECGCDPLVALQMATINTATHFGLEREIGSLTPGRRADVILTSDLRALPVEQVIARGKTVSVSGNLTVDCPHLDWPTKARQTVNMGAPKTASDFEIAAPEGRNSVTANVIGVVENQAPTKALKRDMPVSDGKVEPHGDTCQIALVERHRATGSVTNALVSGFNYQGKMAMASTVAHDSHHMIVVGTDRDQMALAANRLADVGGGITIFRDGEELALVELPIAGLMSDSPAREVAAKADKMVQAMVDCGCTLNNAYMQHSLLALVVIPELRISDLGLVDVRTFDFIPILEPTT
- a CDS encoding class II aldolase and adducin N-terminal domain-containing protein, with translation MNVTEIRPNMDHWQDRVDLAAAFRWTVRLNMHEAVANHFSLAINDDGTKFLMNPNQMHFSRIKASDLIVVDANDPASMDGPDAPDPTAWGLHGGMHRHCAHARCAMHVHSPYATALAALADSTLPPVDQNGCMFFNRVVVDEDYGGLAFEEEGERCARLFDDPKKRVMVMGNHGIMVIGDTVAETFNRMFYFERACQTYLLALQTGRPLRVIPDEIAEKTAQEIETYPEQDLRHLAELKAILDEEGSTYAN